A DNA window from Paraclostridium bifermentans contains the following coding sequences:
- a CDS encoding YesL family protein: protein MKMESVIFNFCSWIWKFAVLNLFWSVGTLLGGVVLGIMPSTVATFYVLRKWVQGDLEINIFESFKVTYKKEFLNSNKCGAIFLGIFLFLAFDLWILYQIDAIYATVVYILVNATLFFSVIAFIYFFPTYVHFELSTKDYIKNSFILSMGSPKETILIIVGIALLAYFVKSSPGLLIYFAVVVPGYWVMNVLYKKFLKLQRA from the coding sequence ATGAAAATGGAATCTGTTATATTTAATTTTTGTAGTTGGATATGGAAGTTTGCAGTACTAAATCTTTTTTGGTCTGTAGGAACTTTGCTTGGAGGAGTAGTATTAGGAATAATGCCATCAACCGTTGCAACTTTTTATGTTTTAAGAAAATGGGTTCAAGGTGATTTAGAAATTAATATTTTTGAATCATTTAAAGTAACTTATAAAAAAGAGTTTTTAAATTCTAATAAGTGTGGAGCTATATTTTTAGGTATATTTTTGTTTTTAGCATTTGATTTATGGATTTTATATCAAATCGATGCTATATATGCAACGGTAGTTTATATACTAGTAAATGCAACTTTATTTTTTTCAGTTATTGCATTTATATACTTTTTCCCAACTTATGTGCACTTTGAATTATCGACTAAGGATTATATAAAAAATTCATTTATATTATCAATGGGAAGTCCAAAAGAGACTATTTTAATAATCGTTGGAATAGCATTACTTGCATACTTTGTAAAAAGTAGTCCAGGGTTATTAATATATTTTGCTGTAGTTGTCCCAGGATATTGGGTGATGAATGTTTTATATAAAAAGTTTTTAAAACTTCAAAGGGCATAA
- a CDS encoding ROK family protein, with protein sequence MRYVVFDIGGTNIKYSLMNKDGEMLDSNLVPTPQQGEGKTLELLVGIIKKYQLENEIDGVAMSVPGGIDDDGYIHFMGSVFDLQGMYLNKYIKKHTGLDCVYDNDVNCVAMAEKYKGNAMDNKNFVCITIGTGIGGGVFINNQLYRGHRGMAGEFGINILEHRKSELQSLNYKTFSRVGSTYNLIDRVNKLKKLNLDGKKVFELAESGDLEIQKEIEEFYFSLAVGIYNIAYSFAPEKILIGGGVSVRSDLIENVKRNLELLNPEVLDMVDIDVCKFQNDSGKIGALYKYLNR encoded by the coding sequence ATGAGGTATGTTGTTTTTGATATAGGTGGAACTAATATTAAATATAGTTTGATGAATAAAGATGGTGAAATGTTGGATTCTAATTTAGTTCCTACACCTCAGCAGGGGGAAGGAAAAACTTTAGAACTTTTAGTTGGTATTATAAAAAAATATCAATTAGAAAATGAAATTGACGGAGTTGCTATGAGTGTACCTGGTGGAATAGATGATGATGGATATATACATTTCATGGGATCTGTATTTGATTTACAAGGTATGTATTTAAATAAGTATATAAAGAAGCACACAGGGCTTGACTGTGTATATGACAATGATGTTAATTGTGTTGCTATGGCTGAAAAGTATAAAGGTAATGCCATGGATAACAAAAACTTTGTATGCATAACGATAGGAACTGGAATAGGTGGAGGTGTATTTATAAACAACCAACTATATAGAGGTCATAGAGGTATGGCTGGAGAGTTTGGGATAAATATATTAGAACACAGAAAGTCGGAACTTCAAAGTTTAAACTATAAAACATTTAGTAGAGTTGGATCTACCTATAATTTGATTGATAGAGTTAATAAACTAAAAAAATTAAATTTAGATGGGAAAAAAGTATTTGAGCTAGCTGAAAGTGGAGATTTAGAAATTCAAAAGGAAATAGAAGAATTTTACTTTAGTTTAGCTGTAGGAATTTACAACATTGCTTACAGTTTTGCTCCAGAGAAGATTTTAATTGGAGGAGGAGTAAGTGTGAGGTCGGATTTAATAGAAAATGTTAAAAGAAACTTAGAATTATTAAATCCAGAAGTGCTTGATATGGTAGATATTGATGTTTGTAAATTTCAAAATGACTCAGGTAAAATAGGAGCACTTTATAAATATTTAAATAGATAG
- a CDS encoding glycoside hydrolase family 1 protein, whose protein sequence is MDYIFSKDFWWGSASSATQMEGAFDIEGKEKNIWDYWFEIAPEKFHNEIGPSDTSQFYYKYKEDIKLMKELGHNSFRFSISWSRLIKSDGSTNEIAVAFYNDVINTLLENDIEPFINLFHFDMPMYLQELGGWENRDVVNRYQNFAKLCFELFGDRVKNWFTHNEPIVPVECGYLGEYHYPAVVDFKRAVQVGYHIMLSSALAIMEYKKLNLEGQIGIIINLTPSYPRSNSQEDLNASNIADLILNRSFLDPSVHGEFPNELVEFFKNHNLIPVCKNEDLEIIKNNTVDLLGVNYYQPRRIKSKESTKGDILTPESFFDFYDMPGKKINPHRGWEIYEKGIYDLAINIRDNYNNIPFYISENGMGVEGEEKFKIDGQINDDYRIEFIKDHLKYVHKAIEEGCNVRGYHLWTFMDNWSWLNSYKNRYGFVEVNINDEYKRTPKKSAYWFKKLIENNGF, encoded by the coding sequence ATGGATTATATATTTTCAAAGGATTTTTGGTGGGGAAGTGCTTCTTCTGCAACTCAGATGGAAGGTGCATTTGATATTGAAGGAAAAGAAAAAAATATATGGGATTACTGGTTTGAGATAGCACCAGAGAAATTTCACAATGAAATAGGTCCAAGTGATACTAGCCAATTTTATTATAAATATAAAGAAGATATAAAATTAATGAAAGAGTTAGGACATAATTCATTTAGATTTTCAATAAGCTGGTCTAGACTTATAAAATCAGATGGGAGTACAAATGAAATAGCTGTAGCTTTTTACAATGATGTAATCAATACTCTTTTAGAAAATGATATAGAACCTTTTATAAATTTATTCCATTTCGATATGCCTATGTATTTGCAAGAACTAGGAGGATGGGAAAACCGTGATGTTGTAAATAGATATCAAAACTTTGCAAAGCTATGTTTTGAATTATTTGGAGATAGGGTTAAAAATTGGTTTACTCATAATGAGCCGATAGTACCTGTAGAATGCGGATATCTAGGTGAATATCATTATCCAGCTGTAGTGGATTTTAAGAGAGCTGTACAAGTTGGATACCACATAATGCTATCAAGTGCTTTAGCTATTATGGAGTATAAAAAATTAAACCTAGAAGGGCAAATAGGGATAATAATAAACTTAACGCCTTCATACCCTAGAAGCAATTCACAAGAAGATTTAAATGCATCTAATATTGCAGATTTAATATTAAATAGATCGTTTTTAGATCCATCCGTACATGGAGAGTTTCCTAATGAGTTAGTAGAATTTTTTAAAAATCACAATTTAATTCCTGTTTGTAAAAATGAGGATTTAGAAATTATAAAAAATAACACTGTAGATTTATTAGGTGTTAATTATTATCAGCCTAGAAGAATAAAGTCAAAGGAAAGTACAAAAGGAGATATACTAACACCAGAGAGCTTTTTCGATTTCTATGATATGCCAGGTAAAAAAATTAATCCTCATAGAGGATGGGAAATCTATGAAAAAGGTATTTATGATTTAGCTATTAACATAAGAGACAATTACAATAATATACCTTTTTATATATCGGAAAATGGTATGGGCGTAGAAGGTGAAGAAAAGTTTAAAATAGATGGACAAATAAATGATGATTATCGCATCGAGTTTATAAAAGATCACTTAAAATATGTTCATAAGGCTATTGAAGAAGGATGTAATGTTAGAGGATATCATTTATGGACATTTATGGATAACTGGTCTTGGTTAAACTCATATAAAAATAGATATGGATTTGTGGAAGTTAATATAAATGATGAATATAAAAGAACTCCTAAGAAGAGTGCTTATTGGTTTAAAAAATTAATTGAGAATAATGGATTTTAA
- a CDS encoding glycoside hydrolase family 125 protein, translated as MYSSIDNLIITVKEKFKDDKKIAEMFEKCILNTINTTVKRMEDDTTYVLTGDIPAMWLRDSVCQIRPYLVLANEDKEIADMIEGLVERQFRYILIDPYANAFNESANKAGHQTDLTDMKPEVWERKYEIDSLCFPIQLSYLLYKNTGRTSQFNETFIKAANSIIELWKVEQNHEEKSPYLFERLDCRQLDTLARSGKGPVHKQTGMTWCGFRPSDDACTYSYLVPSNMFAVVVLGYINEIATNLINDDILAKKAEMLRNEINEGIEKYAVYNHPRCGEIYAYEVDGLGNYNLMDDANLPSLLAIPYLGYADLDDERYVNTRKFILSIENSEFHIGKYASGVGSPHTPEGYIWHISLAMQGLTTDDESKKRELIEIMKNTDAGTYLMHEGFNPNDPNMFTRDWFSWANMMFCELVLDYCGIKVKK; from the coding sequence ATGTACAGTTCAATAGATAATCTAATAATAACAGTGAAGGAAAAATTCAAAGATGATAAAAAAATAGCAGAGATGTTTGAAAAGTGTATCTTAAATACTATAAATACTACTGTTAAGAGAATGGAAGATGATACTACATATGTATTAACTGGGGATATACCAGCTATGTGGCTTAGAGACTCTGTTTGTCAAATTAGACCATATTTAGTTTTAGCTAATGAAGATAAAGAAATAGCAGACATGATAGAGGGGTTAGTAGAAAGACAATTTAGATATATATTAATAGATCCATATGCAAATGCATTTAATGAAAGTGCAAATAAGGCTGGGCACCAAACTGATTTAACAGATATGAAACCAGAAGTTTGGGAAAGAAAGTATGAAATAGATTCTTTATGTTTTCCTATACAGTTGAGTTACTTATTATATAAAAATACAGGTAGAACTTCTCAGTTTAATGAAACATTTATAAAGGCTGCAAACTCAATAATAGAATTATGGAAAGTTGAGCAAAACCACGAAGAAAAATCACCGTATTTATTTGAGAGATTAGACTGTAGACAACTAGATACGTTAGCAAGAAGTGGAAAAGGACCAGTTCACAAACAAACTGGAATGACTTGGTGCGGATTTAGACCAAGTGATGATGCTTGTACATATAGTTATTTAGTTCCATCTAATATGTTTGCAGTAGTGGTATTAGGTTATATAAACGAAATAGCGACGAATTTAATAAATGATGATATATTAGCTAAAAAAGCTGAGATGTTAAGAAATGAAATAAATGAAGGAATAGAAAAATATGCAGTTTATAATCACCCAAGATGTGGAGAAATATACGCTTATGAAGTTGATGGGTTAGGGAATTACAATTTAATGGATGATGCAAACTTACCAAGTTTATTAGCAATACCTTATTTAGGATATGCTGATTTAGATGATGAAAGGTACGTAAATACAAGAAAATTTATACTTAGTATTGAAAATTCAGAGTTTCATATAGGCAAATATGCTAGTGGGGTTGGTAGTCCCCATACTCCAGAAGGATATATATGGCATATATCGCTTGCAATGCAAGGACTAACGACAGATGATGAAAGTAAAAAGAGAGAGCTAATAGAAATAATGAAAAACACTGATGCAGGTACTTACTTAATGCACGAAGGGTTCAATCCAAATGATCCAAATATGTTTACTAGAGATTGGTTCTCTTGGGCAAATATGATGTTTTGTGAGTTAGTATTAGACTACTGTGGGATAAAAGTAAAAAAATAA
- a CDS encoding ABC transporter substrate-binding protein, translating to MKFKKVSSLFLAATLGATILTGCSSSNDDKGAAKDSNGNTELVWYMIGTPQPDQAKVMEEVNKYTKEKIGATIDLRMVDWGDYGQKMQVITSSGEPYDLAFASDYSINAQKGAYLEITDEMLDKNAKELKEAINPLFLEGASINGKLYGIPANKEVGQQMGWAYNVEMAKKAGVDMSNVKTLEDLGPVLEKVKAKNPDLKMPMAAGANFMPYMPYDLLLGDNLPFAISLEGDTKKIVNLYEQEDVKKTLNTLRDFYKKGYIHSQAATDTDPHEMSVQNWFVRKEQYAPGAKEMWSSNAGYEIGYTPMHDPLTINNSVTGSVMSISATSQHPDEALKFLNLLNTDEYLRNLIDRGIEGVHYKTNEDKTITKTEEAKGYNMPSWALGNVLITKSFDTDPKDRIEQYEEFNKSAVASPTLGFYVDTTEISNEVANISNIVQEFKSPLFTGSVDTDKYLNELNKKLDAAGIDKVMENIQAQYDKWMADKK from the coding sequence ATGAAATTTAAAAAGGTATCGAGCTTATTTTTAGCGGCGACTTTAGGGGCAACAATTCTTACGGGATGTAGTAGTTCAAATGATGACAAGGGTGCAGCAAAAGACTCAAATGGAAACACAGAATTAGTATGGTATATGATAGGAACTCCACAACCAGATCAAGCTAAGGTTATGGAAGAGGTTAATAAATATACAAAGGAAAAGATAGGTGCAACTATAGATTTAAGAATGGTAGATTGGGGAGATTATGGTCAAAAAATGCAAGTTATAACTTCATCAGGGGAGCCATATGATTTAGCATTTGCAAGTGATTATTCAATAAATGCACAAAAGGGAGCGTACTTAGAAATAACAGATGAAATGTTAGATAAAAATGCTAAAGAATTAAAAGAAGCTATAAACCCATTATTCTTAGAAGGGGCATCTATAAACGGAAAATTATATGGAATACCTGCAAATAAAGAAGTTGGACAACAAATGGGATGGGCATATAATGTTGAAATGGCTAAGAAAGCTGGAGTAGATATGTCAAATGTTAAAACTCTAGAAGATTTAGGTCCAGTATTAGAAAAGGTTAAGGCTAAAAACCCAGACTTAAAAATGCCAATGGCGGCAGGAGCAAACTTCATGCCATACATGCCATATGATTTATTATTAGGTGATAACTTACCATTTGCAATATCTTTAGAAGGAGATACTAAAAAAATTGTAAATCTATATGAACAAGAAGATGTAAAGAAAACTTTAAATACACTAAGAGATTTCTATAAAAAAGGATACATACATTCTCAAGCGGCAACAGATACTGATCCACATGAGATGAGTGTTCAAAACTGGTTCGTAAGAAAAGAACAATATGCACCAGGAGCTAAGGAAATGTGGTCATCTAATGCAGGGTACGAAATTGGATATACACCAATGCATGATCCTTTAACAATAAATAATTCAGTTACAGGATCTGTAATGTCAATATCTGCAACATCTCAACATCCAGATGAGGCTCTTAAGTTCTTAAACTTATTAAATACAGATGAGTATTTAAGAAACTTAATAGATAGAGGTATAGAGGGTGTACACTATAAAACAAATGAAGATAAGACTATAACTAAAACTGAAGAAGCTAAGGGATACAATATGCCATCTTGGGCTTTAGGAAATGTACTTATAACTAAATCATTTGATACTGATCCAAAAGATAGAATCGAACAATATGAAGAGTTTAATAAGTCAGCAGTTGCTTCTCCAACATTAGGATTCTATGTAGATACTACAGAGATAAGCAATGAAGTAGCTAACATATCAAACATAGTTCAAGAATTTAAATCGCCATTATTTACAGGATCTGTAGATACAGATAAGTATTTAAATGAGTTAAATAAAAAGTTAGATGCAGCGGGAATAGATAAAGTTATGGAAAACATACAAGCTCAATATGATAAATGGATGGCAGATAAAAAATAA
- a CDS encoding carbohydrate ABC transporter permease, translated as MESVVSKEQEKKPNLLGKKKKKAYNEGFTGITNIISNIILAIMAIACVFPFVFVIIISLTSEQSLLQNGYSIFPEEWSLDAYKYLLTSGKQLMHSYLVTIVVTVVGTIINVSMVSTYAYAISRQNFKYRKQFTFLVFFTMLFGGGMVPSYIVMTQVLGLKNTIWALILPLAFNAFNIIVMKTFFQRSVPESIIESARIDGASEFKIFIKMVIPLALPGIATIALFSTLAYWNDWFNAMLYIDHQNLIPLQHMLMKIEKNLEFIRQNAMLSGEVMQNLPQESVRMAMVVISTLPIACSYPFFQKYFISGLTVGGVKE; from the coding sequence GTGGAAAGTGTAGTATCTAAAGAACAAGAAAAAAAGCCTAATCTTTTAGGGAAGAAAAAGAAGAAAGCATATAATGAAGGGTTTACAGGAATTACTAATATAATTTCAAATATTATACTAGCTATAATGGCTATAGCATGTGTATTCCCATTTGTATTTGTAATAATAATATCTTTAACATCAGAACAATCATTATTACAAAATGGATATTCAATATTCCCAGAAGAGTGGAGCTTAGATGCTTATAAATATTTACTTACATCAGGTAAACAGTTAATGCATTCTTACTTAGTTACTATAGTAGTAACTGTTGTAGGAACAATAATAAATGTAAGTATGGTATCAACTTATGCTTATGCAATATCTAGACAAAACTTTAAATATAGAAAACAATTCACATTTTTAGTGTTCTTCACAATGTTATTTGGTGGAGGGATGGTTCCTTCATACATAGTAATGACTCAGGTATTAGGTCTTAAAAATACTATATGGGCATTAATATTACCATTAGCATTTAATGCATTTAACATAATAGTTATGAAGACATTTTTCCAAAGGTCTGTTCCAGAATCTATAATAGAATCTGCAAGAATAGATGGAGCAAGTGAATTTAAAATATTTATAAAAATGGTTATACCTTTGGCATTACCAGGTATCGCAACGATTGCGTTATTTAGTACATTAGCATATTGGAATGATTGGTTTAATGCGATGTTATATATCGACCATCAAAATTTAATACCACTTCAACATATGCTTATGAAAATAGAGAAAAATCTAGAGTTTATAAGACAAAATGCAATGTTAAGTGGAGAAGTAATGCAAAATTTACCACAAGAATCAGTTAGAATGGCTATGGTAGTTATATCTACATTGCCAATAGCATGTAGCTATCCGTTCTTCCAAAAATACTTTATAAGTGGATTAACAGTTGGAGGAGTAAAAGAATAA
- a CDS encoding sensor histidine kinase, giving the protein MKKLYNLYTSKNLFSKMLLIYSAITIVSICLLSNIFLKYYLESELQNELNIHSEMIFNIEKRFEEQDIVSTSLINGINTQKKITDEIQMLINSTYEDYISYKLDKFSRTNVKEADLDYVVKTILSGRSDALAIIINDKNKEYVSELVFKHSDWYKLKNKLKSKYIRKITKPIKNIDSTYIIGYVDIYFDLTNINNLIDGSNLKGRLLIADNSNDIILDSYREKSIWKLEKVEEEYLDKNNKVASIKQDVQTKYKYISVIKNEDLGIGSMIFKISLISLLCIALILIITYFVIKNFSDKLSNMMQGIENIKRGDLSVRFNVEKEEDELDMIAIEIDRMCESLQENIEKTYKSEVKQKEAELNALQAQIKPHFLYNTLEVIRMCALASKNKEVANMIYNLASMFKYSTYNNASDVKLSEMINYCQMYLNLCCTRYKGIIDYKVDIDEELLDFKVPKFILQPVIENSINHGMAKDRNDNFIFIKANIVEEDIELIVEDNGIGISSEKMSVIEENLNQNLQKKSSIGLMNINSRLKIRFGDKYGIYINSEENRGTIVKIKIPILKDGVKNV; this is encoded by the coding sequence TTGAAAAAACTATATAATTTATACACATCTAAAAACCTATTTAGCAAGATGCTACTTATATATTCAGCAATAACCATTGTATCGATTTGTTTACTATCTAATATATTTTTAAAATATTACTTAGAGAGTGAACTACAAAATGAGTTAAATATACATTCGGAAATGATATTTAATATAGAAAAAAGATTCGAAGAACAAGATATAGTAAGTACCTCTCTTATAAATGGAATAAACACACAAAAAAAGATTACTGATGAAATTCAGATGCTAATAAATTCAACATATGAAGATTATATAAGCTATAAATTAGATAAATTTTCAAGAACAAATGTAAAAGAAGCAGACTTAGATTATGTAGTAAAAACTATATTATCTGGGAGAAGTGATGCGTTAGCTATTATAATAAATGATAAGAATAAAGAATATGTAAGTGAGCTTGTTTTTAAACATAGTGATTGGTATAAGTTGAAAAATAAGTTGAAAAGTAAATATATTAGGAAAATAACTAAGCCTATAAAAAATATAGATTCTACTTATATAATAGGCTATGTTGATATATATTTTGATTTGACAAATATAAATAACTTAATTGATGGATCTAATTTAAAAGGTAGACTTTTAATAGCGGATAATTCTAATGATATAATACTAGATTCCTATAGAGAAAAAAGTATATGGAAATTAGAGAAGGTTGAAGAAGAATATTTGGACAAGAACAACAAGGTAGCGAGTATAAAACAAGATGTACAGACTAAGTATAAATATATTAGCGTAATAAAAAATGAAGACCTGGGAATTGGCAGCATGATCTTTAAAATATCTTTAATTTCATTGTTATGCATTGCATTAATACTTATTATTACTTATTTTGTAATAAAAAACTTCTCTGACAAATTAAGCAATATGATGCAAGGAATAGAAAACATAAAAAGAGGAGATTTAAGTGTACGATTTAACGTTGAAAAAGAAGAAGATGAACTAGATATGATTGCAATTGAAATTGATAGAATGTGTGAGAGTTTACAAGAAAATATAGAGAAAACATATAAGTCTGAAGTAAAGCAAAAAGAAGCTGAATTAAATGCACTTCAAGCTCAAATAAAACCACACTTTTTATACAATACATTAGAGGTTATTAGAATGTGTGCTTTAGCAAGTAAAAATAAAGAAGTTGCGAACATGATATATAATTTAGCTAGCATGTTCAAATACTCTACATACAATAATGCTTCAGATGTTAAGTTGTCAGAAATGATTAATTACTGCCAAATGTACTTGAATTTATGTTGTACAAGATATAAAGGGATAATTGATTATAAAGTAGATATTGATGAAGAATTATTAGATTTTAAAGTTCCAAAATTTATATTACAACCAGTAATAGAAAATAGCATAAATCATGGTATGGCAAAAGATAGAAATGATAACTTCATATTTATAAAGGCAAATATAGTTGAAGAAGATATAGAGCTTATAGTTGAAGATAACGGAATTGGAATAAGTAGTGAAAAAATGAGTGTAATTGAAGAGAATTTAAATCAAAATTTACAGAAGAAAAGTTCAATAGGATTAATGAATATAAACAGCAGGCTTAAAATTAGGTTTGGAGATAAATATGGAATATATATAAACAGCGAAGAAAACAGAGGTACTATAGTTAAAATTAAAATACCTATTTTAAAGGATGGAGTTAAAAATGTATAA
- a CDS encoding ABC transporter permease: MKKFMKDLWKNRAWLLMVLPGTIWLLVFSYLPMFGTVLAFKNYKMHPGGFVQSLINSEWVGFDNFKFLFTSGDAFRITRNTILYNLVFIVLGLIFAVFVAITLSEIANKKLAKVYQTGMLFPHFLSWVIVSYFVFSFLSTDKGMVNSILSTFGAEPVAWYSEPKHWPFILIFMNIWKGVGYGSIVYLAAIVGIDRTYYEAATIDGASKWQQIKNITIPLIVPLMIILTIMAIGRIFNSDFGLFYNIPRNSAVLYPVTDVIDTYIYKGLMNMGNIGMSTAAGLYQAAVGFILIMTTNKLVKKVDPEYGLF; encoded by the coding sequence ATGAAGAAATTCATGAAAGATTTATGGAAAAATAGAGCTTGGTTGTTGATGGTATTACCAGGAACTATATGGTTACTAGTATTCTCATACTTGCCTATGTTTGGGACAGTATTAGCGTTTAAAAATTATAAAATGCACCCAGGCGGATTTGTACAAAGTTTAATAAATAGTGAATGGGTTGGATTTGATAACTTTAAATTTTTATTTACAAGTGGAGATGCATTTCGTATAACACGAAATACTATTTTGTATAACTTGGTGTTTATAGTGTTAGGACTTATATTTGCTGTATTTGTTGCTATAACATTAAGTGAAATAGCTAATAAAAAATTAGCTAAAGTATATCAAACAGGGATGCTATTCCCACATTTCTTATCTTGGGTAATTGTAAGTTACTTTGTATTTAGTTTCTTAAGTACAGATAAAGGTATGGTTAACTCTATTCTATCTACATTTGGGGCAGAACCAGTAGCTTGGTATAGTGAACCGAAACATTGGCCTTTCATACTAATATTTATGAATATATGGAAGGGTGTAGGATATGGAAGTATAGTTTACTTAGCTGCAATAGTAGGAATAGATAGAACATACTATGAAGCTGCTACTATAGATGGAGCTAGTAAATGGCAACAAATAAAGAATATAACAATACCTCTAATAGTACCACTTATGATTATACTAACGATAATGGCTATAGGTAGAATATTTAACTCAGATTTCGGATTATTCTACAATATACCGAGAAACTCAGCTGTATTATATCCAGTAACAGACGTTATAGATACATATATATATAAAGGTCTTATGAATATGGGGAACATTGGTATGAGTACAGCAGCTGGTTTATATCAAGCAGCAGTTGGATTTATATTAATAATGACAACTAATAAGCTAGTTAAGAAGGTAGATCCAGAATATGGTTTATTCTAA
- a CDS encoding response regulator transcription factor — MYKLYLLDDEPFILEGLKYIIDWEEYGFDVVGTSSNGEDGFNFIKNEDVDLIITDIMMPKMTGLELINNLKKIKHNAKFIVLSAFQEFQYAKEAISMGAENYLTKPIDEDELIQTIEEVKKKIEKIKLEKVDTKIFKNDLILKLICNKNNDGVLDRLKLEGVNLNYKSLCVVIVEFAEGVNINNLILNHIDNLDYEYCVNLQNQILIIMDKESLSKDILRNLKDDLSRIANEHVYISRGKFVDSIYTLNCSYQSAKDIHEYKLVYPNISWIREYKEKSYNLENIDYIDFDHLKKLLLNKDNKEALTYIESIFSKLKNDENLTVKQIKTKSIEVFLNVYNYFNDSKIIKGLDLYLEKVINSVNLDQIQIELNNMIKHRQSKLEETDDSISPIILKLLRNIEKNYSKDLNLKEISETYNINSIYLGQLFQKETGILFSDYLNNFRVNKAKNLLVETSLKAAEIGELVGYANKNYFYRKFKDIVGITPSEWRKINL, encoded by the coding sequence ATGTATAAGTTATATTTATTAGACGATGAACCATTTATTTTAGAAGGTCTTAAATATATTATAGATTGGGAAGAGTATGGATTTGATGTAGTAGGAACTTCAAGTAACGGAGAAGATGGATTTAATTTTATAAAAAATGAGGATGTAGATTTAATAATAACTGATATAATGATGCCCAAAATGACTGGGTTAGAACTAATTAACAATTTAAAAAAGATTAAACATAATGCTAAGTTTATAGTACTGAGTGCATTTCAAGAATTTCAATATGCTAAAGAAGCTATTAGTATGGGAGCTGAAAATTACTTAACTAAACCTATAGATGAAGATGAATTGATACAAACGATAGAAGAAGTTAAGAAAAAAATTGAAAAAATTAAGTTAGAAAAAGTAGATACAAAAATATTTAAAAATGATCTCATATTAAAATTAATATGTAATAAAAATAACGATGGGGTATTGGATAGGTTAAAATTAGAAGGTGTAAATTTAAATTACAAAAGTCTATGTGTAGTAATTGTAGAGTTTGCAGAAGGTGTAAATATAAACAATCTTATATTAAATCATATTGATAATTTAGATTATGAATACTGTGTAAACCTTCAAAATCAAATTTTAATTATAATGGATAAAGAATCTTTAAGTAAGGATATTTTAAGAAATTTAAAAGATGATCTTAGTAGAATAGCAAATGAACATGTGTATATAAGCAGAGGAAAATTCGTTGACTCAATATATACTTTAAATTGCAGTTATCAAAGTGCAAAAGATATTCATGAATATAAGTTAGTTTATCCAAATATATCATGGATTAGAGAGTATAAAGAAAAATCATATAATCTTGAAAATATAGATTATATAGATTTTGATCATCTAAAAAAGCTTCTTTTAAATAAAGATAATAAAGAAGCTTTGACTTATATTGAATCTATATTTAGTAAATTAAAAAATGATGAGAATCTTACAGTAAAGCAAATTAAAACAAAGTCTATTGAAGTATTTTTAAATGTATATAATTATTTTAATGACTCTAAGATTATAAAAGGTTTAGATTTATATCTTGAAAAAGTTATAAACTCGGTTAACTTAGATCAAATACAGATTGAGTTAAATAATATGATTAAGCATAGACAGTCAAAATTAGAAGAAACTGATGATAGTATAAGTCCTATAATATTAAAACTCTTAAGAAACATAGAAAAAAATTACAGCAAAGATTTAAACTTAAAGGAAATAAGTGAAACTTATAATATAAATTCTATATATTTAGGGCAATTATTTCAAAAAGAAACAGGTATATTGTTTTCAGATTATCTGAATAATTTTAGGGTTAACAAAGCAAAAAATTTACTAGTAGAAACAAGTTTAAAAGCTGCAGAAATTGGAGAACTAGTAGGTTATGCAAATAAGAATTATTTTTATAGAAAGTTTAAAGATATAGTTGGAATTACACCTAGTGAATGGAGAAAAATAAACCTATAA